Within Fusarium keratoplasticum isolate Fu6.1 chromosome 8, whole genome shotgun sequence, the genomic segment AAACCAACATGGATAAAACGTGGCCGTAAAGGCTATGCGTAGGCGGCTCATGGCTACCCTGACTGTGCTTCGGGTGAATTGTGTCTTGAGCTGAGTAGACTGTGCGAGTTGAGATATTATGCCTCCGTAAGAGCCAAGATGACCGTGGAACTGTAAGACTCGGAGGGCACCATACAAGATAAGACATATCGGTCAATAACGTAACCTACTGAATCGAACTGCTTTACTACAACTAAATCTCTCCTCTGGCTGACTCTCCCTCATGCTTCGTCACACACACCCATTTCAGCGCGCATCCCCTCATCGGTCAAACAGCTATCCCACCACATCAACGCCTCAGGATACGACCCCGGGGCCACGCCCAATCCAAAGCTCCTTCtgttcatcatcatcatcatggtcatcatcctcctgcCCCACAggttgtcgtcgtccttgttgCCCCGTCCCCAGCGCCACTAGGGCTGGCTGCTCCAGCCAACCCAGCTGCGGGGCATGACGCGCCAGATCTTGACCTCGCCGCTGCGCAggtcgtcgagcttgaagctctcaaccttgaccttttTGCTCTCGCGGCCCTGCTCCCAGGCACgcaccttcttcttggtgccGTCCCACTCAGCCACGATGGCGACGTGATCGGgcttgccaacctcgacagaGTACTTCGCGTGCATGGGGCCATGCTTGCCCTGGAAGCGCGCGTTGCGGATGGTGAGAATGTCGCCGGGGCGGATCACGTCGTTTTGTTGCGTAGATgcgttggccatgttggagTAGACGAGGGCGCCGTATGCGCGGGTGCCCACAGGGGGAAGGTGGTCCTTGTAGGGCTTGAGGAGTTCTAGCACGAGGCCTTGAGGAGTGCCATCCGCGACGACAgagtccttcttggcggccacGGCCTCGGAAATAGGACGACCGAATCGTTCGTAGAACTCTTCCATCTGGTCTTGTCGGAGAGGGCGAGGCGGGGGTTCTTGACGCTGATCGAGCTCAACGTCAGACGGGTCGTAGGGATCGTAACGGATGGTCAAAAAGGTCTGTGAGTAGTCTTGGTATAGGATAAAGATCTCGCGAGTGATAGTCGTCTTTTGTCCACCGTTGGTTGAGGTAGACTCCTCGCTTTCAAAGAAGATGTCCTTGCGGCCTTGGAGAACAGGGGGCACCTGGTTGGCCTGCTTCCACCAGCCGCTCTGGATAGCCAGGTCGATGTCGTTAGCGATAAAACCAGACTCCATTGACATTGATGGTCGGTGGAGATCCATGGAACGTCTGACTCCGGCACCTGCTCTTGACACATCCAGGGATGCTCGGCCAGAGACTCGACCGGAAGGTATAGATGGCGGAGGGGCTCGTCGATCAATAGGAGAAGAAACAGATGGGGATCCAGGGAAgacggcctcctcctcaatcttGGGAGTTCGAGGTGCGTAGGCATGTCCACCGGGGGTACCTGAATAATTATAGGGGTCATACTCTTCCtcatgaggaggaggctgaggaggaacaATGTGagttggaggcggaggcggaggagcaGCGCGTGGCACATCGACAGATCGACGCTTATTCTCCGGGGGCGGCTGTGAAGGTACCGGAGGAGGGACAGCCCTGGGGGCTGCGGCGGTCGGAATAGGAGGTGGTACATTAGAGGGGGCTTCAGCGACAGGAGACTGAAGGGTGTTATCTTCCAGGCTGGAATCGCGAGCGTGGGCCTTCAAGGCATCCTTATGAGGAACCGAGGAGGCAATATCTGTATCGTAATCACCCTCATACTCGGTAACCTCTTCGTCTCCTTCCTCACCGGCCTGGGGTGGTCTCGTCGGGGTTGGCGTCTGAGTATCTTGAGTTGACTGTCTTCGAAGCGCTCCTgggggaggtggaggaggaggtcggcTCTGCGAGGGGAGAGCTGGTGCAGATCCAGGAATGGGAGGCGGCGGCCGGCTTAGTCGCTTGTTGGCCGTAGAACTAGGAGATGCAGGGCTAAACTCTTCGGGATCGTGGGAAATGGAGGGAGATCGTACGGGTAGAACAGGGGGTTGAACTGGGATCGGCGGCATAGGAGGAGATCGTGCAGTAAGCGCAGGCATTTCCCTCTCGCTCTCTCGGCCGCCTCCAGAAAGCTCATCACCAGACTCGGAGCCTTCAGTTTGAGACTTCAAGTCtgaagggggaggaggtgggGGAGGTCGAGCTATGGAGAAGTCAGATCTGGATCTTATTGAATAATGAGCTTTTACTTACCGTCAGACGGCACAGGAGGCGGTGCTGGTCGGCCGCCAGGAATAGGGGGTGGTCCTGCGGGATCCCGCGGGGGAACTGAATAAAGGTGAGTAAGTTGGGTGCTGGATGAGATATAGTGACACGTACTTGTAGGggctgaaggaggagcaggagtagtctcgccctcctcatccgtatcgtcttccttctcctccactcgAGGTGGCAGAGATGGCAcgggtggtggtggcgcTCGAGCAACTGGTTcgggctcctcctcagggCGAGTCAACTCCTCTGACTTCCTGGGGCCTCCCATTCCTGGGAGGGCCATCATAGTCGGGATGGGCGGAGCAGCATAAGACACAGGTGATGCTTCCTCTACGCCCTCATCGATAGATGTTCGCTCTGGCTTGGgtgccttcttcttcttgggaggaggagcgggGGCGGGCATGGGCGCACCGAACATGCCGTGGAAACCCATACCGCCgctcatcttggccattcTCGCCCTCAATTCTTCCTTGCGCTTGACCTCGGGGTcaacatcctcttcttcttcctcctcttcctcctcattatcgctctcttccttcttcgGCGCCTCAGGGGGAGGACCGGTATGTACGGGCAAAGTAGGCGCCCTCGAGGCACGTCGAGACACACCATCACTATCGTCGCGCTCTGTCAAGTCATCGTTGCCCTCAGTTGTATCGCCGGCTCCAGACATATCCGCCTCATTACCATCATGTATGGGTTCCGCGGATCCCTTAGACGACTTACGGCGCGGGGCAGGTGGCATGCGGTTCGGCCGGGGTTCATCTGTAGATGTCCTGACGCCTGAATCCTCGGTATCTCTGCGCTCAAGAGGAACAGGAGGTTGCTGTGGTGCCTCCTCCGCTTCAGCCAGGGCTTCGGCATGTCCGATACTCTCGCGCTTCTTTTGAGGCTTTttgggcttctccttcttggcagcagcatcgGCATGTCGCTGTGCCTGTTCCATCTGCTGCTTTTGTAGAAGAGCAATGCGCTCTTTTAGGCTAGTAGGCTTGGGTTGATCTTCATTACCACCCTCTTGGCTCTCAGACGGCACAAGGCCGGCCCTCTCGGCTTGTCCCTGGGTCTCAGCTTCCCTCTCTTTGATTTCAGGATCCTCATCTCGCCGGTAGACCTTTGCAGTTGGAGTTTGCTGCGGGGGAGGCACGTAGGCATGCCTGCTCGGAGGAGGGGCAACGAACGGCTTTCTAACAAAGCCCGACCCCgagccgccgaggccgctgGGCTTGAACGGCGCGATGGGAGGCGCTGCGGGTTTATTAAAGGCCGCAATGCGATCCTTGAACGAGCTGCTTTTTGGCTTCTCCGACACGGGAGGCGGAccgggcttgggcttggaaggaggagctgcggcagctggagcaggagcaggagctggagcggGGGCTGGAGGCTCAGTAACTTTGGGAGCTGCGGGCGGGGGAGCTGGTGCAGAGACGGGCTCAACAGGCTTTGGTGGTGCAGGCTCCGGGACAGCCGGGGCAGGAGGCTCGGGAGAAGCA encodes:
- a CDS encoding SH3 domain-containing protein, which gives rise to MAAPFKVKALYEYSSPHEDDLNFGIGQIITVTDEDDDDWYGGEYLDDHGVKQEGIFPRNFVEKFEPTAPPRPTRTRHKKEPEAAQPAEDIAAPPPPPPAQQAPPPAPITEPEPEIEEVHEPVHKSASPEPPAPAVPEPAPPKPVEPVSAPAPPPAAPKVTEPPAPAPAPAPAPAAAAPPSKPKPGPPPVSEKPKSSSFKDRIAAFNKPAAPPIAPFKPSGLGGSGSGFVRKPFVAPPPSRHAYVPPPQQTPTAKVYRRDEDPEIKEREAETQGQAERAGLVPSESQEGGNEDQPKPTSLKERIALLQKQQMEQAQRHADAAAKKEKPKKPQKKRESIGHAEALAEAEEAPQQPPVPLERRDTEDSGVRTSTDEPRPNRMPPAPRRKSSKGSAEPIHDGNEADMSGAGDTTEGNDDLTERDDSDGVSRRASRAPTLPVHTGPPPEAPKKEESDNEEEEEEEEEDVDPEVKRKEELRARMAKMSGGMGFHGMFGAPMPAPAPPPKKKKAPKPERTSIDEGVEEASPVSYAAPPIPTMMALPGMGGPRKSEELTRPEEEPEPVARAPPPPVPSLPPRVEEKEDDTDEEGETTPAPPSAPTIPPRDPAGPPPIPGGRPAPPPVPSDARPPPPPPPSDLKSQTEGSESGDELSGGGRESEREMPALTARSPPMPPIPVQPPVLPVRSPSISHDPEEFSPASPSSTANKRLSRPPPPIPGSAPALPSQSRPPPPPPPGALRRQSTQDTQTPTPTRPPQAGEEGDEEVTEYEGDYDTDIASSVPHKDALKAHARDSSLEDNTLQSPVAEAPSNVPPPIPTAAAPRAVPPPVPSQPPPENKRRSVDVPRAAPPPPPPTHIVPPQPPPHEEEYDPYNYSGTPGGHAYAPRTPKIEEEAVFPGSPSVSSPIDRRAPPPSIPSGRVSGRASLDVSRAGAGVRRSMDLHRPSMSMESGFIANDIDLAIQSGWWKQANQVPPVLQGRKDIFFESEESTSTNGGQKTTITREIFILYQDYSQTFLTIRYDPYDPSDVELDQRQEPPPRPLRQDQMEEFYERFGRPISEAVAAKKDSVVADGTPQGLVLELLKPYKDHLPPVGTRAYGALVYSNMANASTQQNDVIRPGDILTIRNARFQGKHGPMHAKYSVEVGKPDHVAIVAEWDGTKKKVRAWEQGRESKKVKVESFKLDDLRSGEVKIWRVMPRSWVGWSSQP